The following DNA comes from Streptococcus canis.
TTGTAACCTTCACCAAGTCCAATCAACAATGGGGACTTATTTTTAGCCACATAAATAGTATCTGTTGCTTGACTATCCATTAAAGCAAAGGCATAGGAACCTTCAATAATGTTTAAAGCTTTTTTAAAAGCTTCCAGTACTGACAGCTTGTCTTCTTCCACAAATTTTCCAATCAGGTGCACCGCAATCTCAGTATCTGTCTGCCCCTTAAAATCATGCCCAGCTAGGAACTCTGTTTTAATGTGAAGGTAATTTTCAATCACACCATTATGAACTAGTACAAAACGTCCAGTTTGTGAAGTATGAGGGTGAGCATTACCCTCTGTTGATTGGCCATGCGTTGCCCAACGGGTGTGACCAATCCCTGTTGAACCAGCAACATCAATGCCAATCTTGGCACGCAAATCAGCAATCCGCCCCACTGATTTAATCAAGTTTGACTGATTGTCATTAGCCACAAAAATTCCTGCTGAATCATAACCTCGGTATTCAAGCTTTTCAAGGCCTTGCATTAAAATATCCGTTGCATTGCGATTTCCAACAACTCCAACAATTCCACACATCTTCATTACCTTAACAAGTTTGTTAACTTGCTACTTTCTCTCATAATTTCAATAATTGGTATAGTTATATTGTACCTATAAAAATATTATGTTTACAGTATATAATATCCACAATATCTTGTCAATTATGAAATTGGTATAGTCTAATTTTCAAAAAAGTAGAGTAGTCTGACAACTACTCTACTTCTACAAATCCAAAATCACTTAAAGGAAGTACCCTGAAAGTTACTAAACCTTTAATCTGCGAGGCATCAATCAAGCCGAATCGTCGGCTATCATTCATATTTTTACGATTGTCGTTCAGCAGAAGATACTTTCCTTTAGGAACTTTCTGATACTTATCACCTGTAATCGTCGAAATGGTGAAATCATCTGTATATAAGGTCCCCAGAGGGGCATTATTTAAGTAACGTGTTTTCATTGTTTCAAGGTAAGCTTGAGACTCCACCATGTTATTGAGGTAAAAAATATCATCCATATAGGTAACACTATCCCCCTCAATAGCTACCACACGACTTACATAATCTTTTTTATCAACCCTATAAACCACAAAATCTTTGTACTTGGGCTGAATATTTTTCTTAATGGTAATCAAATCGCCATTTTTCAAATAATCATTTGCAGTTGCTGGGGTCACTCTGAAGGTTGAGAAGACAAATATCCTCAATAAAATCGCCCCGATAATCACAATGAGTAACAATAATATATTTCTTATAAAATCTCGCTTTACCATATTAACTCCTAGTCTATTCTCCTATTATACCATGTTATAAGTCAGAAAAAAAGCAGACAATTTCCGAGCACAGCAAGTCAGAGCAATCAAAAACTTATTTTAATCCCAAGTTTAGGGCCTGAGAAAGACTAACAGTTTACTGGAAAACAATGGCTAAAGTAAAGAAAAAGAGGTTGGAAGAACTTCTTCTAAACCTCAATTGATACTCTTTAATAAGCTTATTTAACTGTACGAACACGCATAGTATTTGTTCCACCAGTTCCAACCGGAACGCCAGCAACGATAACAATATTGTCACCAGATTGAACCAAGCCAGCTTCAAGTGCTACACGTTCTGCCACTTCAAACATGTCATCAGTAGATGCAGGTTTTTCAGCAAGAACAGGAATAACCCCCCAGTTAATCATCAAAGCACGCTGTACTTTTTCATCAAATGTTACGGCTAAGATGTCCGCATCTGGACGGAATTTAGAAATTGCACGTGCAGTGTTACCAGTTTCGGTAATAGTCACAACAAGTTTGATGTCCATTGAATGAGTAGCATCTTTAACAGCTGAAGCGATAACATCTGTTTTATTGGTGCGTGGGAAGGCAGATGAATCTAAACGCCCGTATTCATTAAGAAGTGTTTGGGCATTTCTATCAATCGTTGCCATTGTGCGAACAGATTCAACTGGGTATTTACCATTAGCTGACTCTCCTGAAAGCATTGTTGCATCAGTACCATCAATAACAGCATTGAAGACGTCAGATACTTCAGAACGTGTCGCACGTGGTTTTTCAGTCATTGTTTCAAGCATATTTGTCGCTGTGATAACTGCTTTACCAGCTGCGTTTACTTTGGTGATAATCATCTTTTGGAAAACAGGAACCATTTCAAACGGTACTTCAATACCCATGTCACCACGAGCAATCATGATACCATCTGCTGCTTCAATGATTTCATCAAGGTTGTCAATACCTTGTTGGTTTTCAATTTTAGCGAACAATTGCACATGGTCGTTACCTGTTTCACGACAGATTTCACGAACTTCTTCAACGTCTTTAGCTGTACGAACAAATGAGATAGCGATAAAGTTAAGACCTTGTTCAAGACCAAAACGGATATCTGCATTGTCACGATCAGCAAGTGCTGGGAAAGGAATTTTAGTGTTAGGAATATTAACACCTTTTTGTTTTGCAATGATACCGTCATTTTCAACTTCAACAACGAATTGACGTGTTGCAATGTCTTTTTCGATAACTTTCAAACCAAGTTTACCGTCGTCGATAAGGATAGTATGACCCGCTTCTACTTCATCGTAGATGTCAAGGCTACCAGCAACATTCAAAGCAATAACATCGCGAGTTGATTGGATACCTTGTGTAGTTGCTACACGAATTTTTTCACCTGTGACATAGCTGAATTCTTTAGCATCATCTGCAAACAATTCCGTACGCATTTCAGGACCTTTTGTGTCCAAAAGGAAACCAACTTTTTGGCGAGCAATTTCTTCGGCACGGCGAACAGTTGCCATACGGTCTCCTTGCTCTTTGTGGTCACCATGTGAGAAATTGAAACGGAAAACATTAGCACCAGCTTCAATTAATTCAGCAATTTTTTTGGCTGATTCTTCAACATCTAGTTGACCAGCCCAATAACCATCTTCTCCGTATTTTTTACCACCACGGATTTCGACCGCAGGACCAAGTGTTGCAACGATTTTTACGCGTTTATTCATTTTACTCTGAAACTCCCTTATTTTTTTGTCAATAATTGACGA
Coding sequences within:
- the lepB gene encoding signal peptidase I, with the translated sequence MVKRDFIRNILLLLIVIIGAILLRIFVFSTFRVTPATANDYLKNGDLITIKKNIQPKYKDFVVYRVDKKDYVSRVVAIEGDSVTYMDDIFYLNNMVESQAYLETMKTRYLNNAPLGTLYTDDFTISTITGDKYQKVPKGKYLLLNDNRKNMNDSRRFGLIDASQIKGLVTFRVLPLSDFGFVEVE
- the pyk gene encoding pyruvate kinase, with translation MNKRVKIVATLGPAVEIRGGKKYGEDGYWAGQLDVEESAKKIAELIEAGANVFRFNFSHGDHKEQGDRMATVRRAEEIARQKVGFLLDTKGPEMRTELFADDAKEFSYVTGEKIRVATTQGIQSTRDVIALNVAGSLDIYDEVEAGHTILIDDGKLGLKVIEKDIATRQFVVEVENDGIIAKQKGVNIPNTKIPFPALADRDNADIRFGLEQGLNFIAISFVRTAKDVEEVREICRETGNDHVQLFAKIENQQGIDNLDEIIEAADGIMIARGDMGIEVPFEMVPVFQKMIITKVNAAGKAVITATNMLETMTEKPRATRSEVSDVFNAVIDGTDATMLSGESANGKYPVESVRTMATIDRNAQTLLNEYGRLDSSAFPRTNKTDVIASAVKDATHSMDIKLVVTITETGNTARAISKFRPDADILAVTFDEKVQRALMINWGVIPVLAEKPASTDDMFEVAERVALEAGLVQSGDNIVIVAGVPVGTGGTNTMRVRTVK